From Cecembia calidifontis, one genomic window encodes:
- a CDS encoding IS1182 family transposase, whose product MSKVVFKNQTGNCPELFPANIFDKIPDNHPARLVDTVVNSLDISDIIKRYKGGGTSAYHPRMMIKVLFYSYLSNVYSCRKIAKALNENIHFMFISGNSTPDFRTINDFRGKILKDSIKTLFAEVVKMLVEMGYVSLDVQYIDGTKIEAKSNKYTFVWRKTVEKHKERLEGKIKSVLSDIEESILSDNQEVNQEELPKKIDSEELRERLSAINKKLKEPSKKVAKELQKLQEEHLPKLEKYEKDLEILGDRNSYSKTDHDATFMRMKEDHMKNGQLKPAYNPQISTENQFITHATIHQTPGDITTLKSHLDSFEKAYNKQSKEIVADAGYGSEENYEMLEKKGVDAYVKYNYFHMEQKKKTKNNPFLPQNLFYNAGQDFYVCPMGQHMENVGQGKRISSNGYESQVTYYQAKNCEGCPLRAQYHKATGNRRIEVNHRLNFLKQQAREKLMNEKGLEHRSKRPIEAEAAYGQLKSNNKFNRFTLTGLEKVELEFLLMAIGHNLRKMVAKSMHSGLKLSKKSSLGYKPYNSRPVFYVPKENSNQRSLVMALDFQNQKIAA is encoded by the coding sequence ATGTCTAAGGTAGTTTTTAAAAATCAGACTGGCAATTGTCCAGAATTATTTCCGGCAAATATTTTTGATAAAATCCCTGATAACCACCCTGCTCGATTGGTTGATACTGTGGTTAACTCATTGGATATCAGTGATATTATAAAGAGGTACAAGGGAGGCGGTACATCAGCCTATCATCCACGAATGATGATTAAAGTGCTGTTCTACAGCTATTTATCCAATGTGTATTCATGTAGGAAAATAGCCAAAGCACTTAATGAGAACATCCACTTCATGTTTATCTCAGGAAACTCAACCCCCGATTTCAGAACCATCAACGATTTCCGCGGTAAAATCTTAAAAGACTCCATCAAGACATTGTTTGCCGAAGTGGTAAAAATGCTTGTTGAGATGGGATATGTAAGCCTTGATGTACAATACATTGACGGAACCAAGATTGAAGCAAAATCCAATAAGTACACTTTTGTCTGGCGTAAGACAGTTGAAAAGCACAAAGAAAGGTTAGAAGGTAAGATCAAGAGTGTTTTATCAGATATCGAAGAAAGCATCCTATCAGATAATCAAGAAGTTAATCAAGAAGAATTGCCTAAAAAAATTGATTCTGAAGAATTAAGGGAGCGGCTTTCAGCCATAAATAAAAAGCTAAAAGAGCCTTCAAAGAAGGTTGCTAAGGAGCTTCAAAAACTTCAGGAAGAACATCTTCCCAAGCTGGAGAAGTATGAAAAAGACCTGGAGATTTTGGGGGATAGAAATTCGTACAGTAAGACAGATCATGATGCCACATTCATGAGAATGAAAGAGGACCACATGAAAAACGGACAACTAAAACCCGCTTACAATCCTCAGATATCAACTGAAAACCAATTTATTACTCATGCTACTATCCACCAAACACCAGGAGATATCACCACTTTGAAATCCCACTTGGACAGTTTTGAAAAAGCGTATAACAAACAAAGCAAGGAGATAGTAGCTGATGCAGGATATGGAAGTGAGGAGAACTATGAAATGCTTGAAAAAAAGGGAGTTGATGCCTATGTGAAATACAATTACTTCCACATGGAGCAAAAGAAGAAGACAAAGAACAATCCTTTTCTTCCCCAAAATCTTTTCTACAATGCAGGGCAGGATTTTTATGTATGCCCCATGGGACAGCACATGGAAAATGTTGGACAGGGAAAGCGCATTTCAAGCAATGGATATGAATCTCAAGTAACTTATTATCAGGCAAAAAACTGTGAAGGATGCCCCTTAAGAGCCCAATACCATAAAGCGACAGGTAACAGAAGAATCGAAGTGAACCATAGGTTAAACTTCTTAAAACAGCAGGCCAGGGAAAAACTAATGAATGAAAAAGGGCTTGAACACAGGAGCAAAAGACCAATAGAGGCGGAAGCTGCGTATGGCCAGCTTAAAAGCAATAATAAATTCAACAGATTTACACTCACTGGTTTAGAAAAAGTGGAATTAGAGTTCTTATTGATGGCAATTGGCCATAATCTGAGAAAAATGGTGGCTAAAAGTATGCACTCTGGACTAAAACTATCTAAAAAATCATCTTTGGGTTATAAACCCTACAATAGTCGGCCGGTATTTTACGTTCCAAAGGAAAATTCTAATCAAAGATCACTGGTAATGGCATTGGATTTTCAAAATCAAAAAATAGCGGCATAA
- a CDS encoding PspC domain-containing protein, which produces MKKTISINISGILFHIEEDGYATLKKYLEAINRHFSHYPDNQEIISDIENRIAEIFLSNLKNNKQVITAENVSRLIEKMGTIADFKADEAVMEEKNEEKKEPENDFYKYITPPGQESKGYKKLTRLENRKILGGVCAGLAHYLSIDPLWTRLVALLLLFSGKLNFGKPGWDFLPWNFDFSLSLGIWALLAYVVLWVILPVSYEEPEDKHVKKLYRNPDDRTLGGVASGLAAYFNIEVIWVRLLFIALIFAGGAGFVIYLILWIITPQAKSITERIQMKGGAITLDNIESTIKENLNPAPPVEESQTRKVLMAPFRFLGKVINKLGEALGPLGKFLVAVIRVFFGLIISFIGIAIIIAPIILLGIYFQAIPIDGSNVMIDNIPAEWIRDILPSWLAIAVGFTILIPGLIILLLGISVILKKSIIEGRFGLIALGVWLLSIGVAGFRIPKVVAQFKTEAIHTEEVNMPLGQGVIVLKSIPTQKEEGVFDLVNLELSGTDGKEVVLVQDFKSRGKGYEDALKNASNLQYGYVVSDSIITFERSLDLSQVEKFRGQSLKLTLEIPYDKPFVMDKSILPIIRNTVNRAGYKTRDVSARNYWVFNEEGLLCLNCSNSRKLSKADSISIAKFQDSFMMK; this is translated from the coding sequence ATGAAAAAGACAATAAGCATCAATATCAGCGGCATCCTTTTTCACATAGAGGAGGATGGCTATGCAACCCTTAAGAAGTACCTTGAGGCTATCAACAGGCACTTCTCTCATTATCCGGACAACCAGGAAATCATCTCTGACATAGAAAACCGCATTGCGGAAATCTTCCTCAGCAATTTAAAAAACAATAAGCAGGTCATCACTGCTGAAAATGTATCCCGACTGATTGAAAAAATGGGTACGATCGCTGACTTCAAGGCAGATGAAGCGGTAATGGAAGAAAAAAACGAGGAAAAGAAAGAACCGGAAAATGATTTTTACAAATACATTACTCCTCCAGGACAAGAAAGCAAAGGTTATAAAAAACTCACCCGACTGGAAAATAGAAAAATCCTAGGTGGGGTATGTGCAGGATTGGCCCATTACCTCTCAATCGACCCACTTTGGACAAGGTTAGTGGCCTTACTGTTGCTTTTCAGCGGCAAACTCAATTTTGGCAAACCAGGATGGGATTTCCTTCCATGGAATTTTGATTTCTCACTTTCCTTGGGTATTTGGGCACTGTTAGCCTATGTGGTACTCTGGGTGATACTTCCTGTCTCCTATGAAGAACCGGAAGACAAACATGTCAAAAAATTGTACCGAAATCCTGATGACAGGACTTTGGGCGGTGTGGCCAGTGGGTTGGCAGCTTACTTCAATATCGAGGTAATTTGGGTCCGTTTACTGTTTATTGCTTTGATATTTGCCGGCGGAGCAGGTTTTGTGATCTATCTTATCCTCTGGATCATTACCCCTCAGGCCAAATCCATTACTGAAAGGATACAGATGAAAGGGGGCGCAATTACCTTGGACAATATCGAGAGCACTATCAAAGAAAATCTGAACCCTGCACCTCCAGTAGAAGAAAGTCAGACTAGAAAAGTATTGATGGCCCCATTCAGATTCCTTGGAAAAGTGATCAATAAACTTGGAGAAGCTTTAGGTCCATTGGGGAAATTTCTTGTGGCAGTGATCAGGGTGTTCTTTGGATTGATCATTTCCTTTATCGGAATCGCTATCATCATCGCGCCAATCATTTTGCTCGGGATTTATTTTCAGGCAATCCCAATTGATGGAAGCAATGTTATGATTGACAATATTCCTGCAGAATGGATAAGGGATATCTTGCCTTCATGGTTGGCCATAGCTGTTGGGTTTACCATCTTGATTCCTGGATTGATTATTCTCCTACTGGGAATCAGTGTAATTCTAAAGAAAAGCATCATAGAGGGCAGGTTTGGACTGATTGCCTTGGGTGTTTGGCTTTTGTCTATCGGTGTAGCGGGATTCCGAATCCCAAAAGTTGTGGCCCAATTCAAAACTGAAGCGATCCACACAGAGGAAGTCAACATGCCTTTGGGACAAGGGGTTATAGTTTTGAAGTCTATTCCTACCCAGAAAGAAGAAGGGGTTTTTGACCTGGTCAACCTGGAGCTTTCCGGTACCGATGGTAAAGAGGTGGTTCTGGTACAGGATTTCAAATCCAGAGGAAAGGGCTACGAAGATGCACTTAAAAATGCAAGCAATCTTCAATATGGGTATGTGGTTTCAGACTCCATCATCACCTTCGAAAGAAGTTTGGACTTGAGCCAGGTAGAAAAATTCAGAGGACAAAGTCTCAAATTGACCCTGGAAATCCCTTATGACAAACCTTTTGTAATGGATAAATCCATTCTTCCGATCATCCGAAATACTGTCAACAGGGCAGGATATAAAACACGGGATGTCAGTGCAAGAAATTATTGGGTGTTCAATGAAGAGGGACTTCTTTGTCTGAACTGCAGCAATAGCAGAAAACTTAGCAAAGCGGACAGTATCTCTATAGCTAAATTTCAAGACAGCTTTATGATGAAATAA
- a CDS encoding PadR family transcriptional regulator: MNASNTQIQMRKGLLEFCILHIIARGEVYASDMIEELTEAKMIVVEGTLYPLLQRLKNASLVSYRWVESESGPPRKYYSITEEGRHFLETLNETWESLVQATQKITSKQ; this comes from the coding sequence ATGAACGCTTCAAACACCCAGATTCAAATGCGGAAAGGCCTCTTGGAGTTCTGCATTTTGCATATCATAGCAAGAGGCGAGGTTTATGCCTCTGATATGATAGAAGAATTAACCGAAGCAAAGATGATTGTGGTAGAAGGAACACTATACCCTTTGCTTCAAAGATTAAAAAATGCCTCTTTGGTATCCTATCGTTGGGTAGAATCTGAATCAGGACCTCCCAGAAAATATTATTCCATCACAGAAGAAGGCAGGCATTTTCTGGAAACCCTGAATGAAACCTGGGAGTCCTTGGTACAAGCGACCCAAAAAATCACCTCAAAGCAATAA
- a CDS encoding PorV/PorQ family protein gives MFIFRLFVLLLFFFLGSGLSAQTIAPKYSNEFMNIGIGARALAMGGAQVSSVRDVTAAYWNPAGLIGVRHQHEFSLMHAEYFAGIAKFDYLGYTTSIDVDNQIAVSLIRFGVDDIPDTRFLYDANGALNYNNIQFFNAADYALLLSYARDVSDAFKIGGNAKIIHRNVGRFAQAWGFGLDLGAIYLKEQWRFGLMLRDVTSTFNAWFHNAEMVRDIYAQTNNVIPVNSIELTLPRAVFSVTRDFRFGEDISLQGVLDLDFTFDGKRNTIIRTNLVSFDPRFGLEAGYRNLVFLRAGGSHVQRIKDFDGSYFTAWKPSFGVGVFLNEKLHIDYALTDIGGVSQTPYSHVISVKVSLKPYDSKFRINKGWED, from the coding sequence ATGTTCATTTTCAGGCTTTTTGTGCTTTTGTTATTTTTTTTCCTAGGTAGTGGACTTAGTGCACAGACCATTGCGCCAAAATATTCCAATGAATTTATGAACATAGGCATTGGAGCAAGGGCTTTGGCAATGGGTGGGGCACAGGTATCTTCCGTAAGAGATGTGACTGCGGCTTATTGGAATCCTGCAGGATTGATAGGTGTCAGGCATCAACACGAGTTTTCTTTGATGCATGCAGAATATTTCGCAGGTATTGCCAAATTTGATTATCTGGGATATACCACTTCTATAGACGTGGATAATCAAATAGCAGTTTCCCTTATCAGATTTGGTGTGGATGATATTCCTGATACCCGATTTCTTTATGACGCAAATGGAGCACTCAATTACAACAATATTCAATTCTTCAATGCGGCAGACTATGCCTTGTTGCTTTCCTATGCGAGGGATGTGAGTGATGCGTTCAAAATTGGGGGAAATGCCAAAATCATTCACCGGAATGTTGGCAGATTTGCACAGGCCTGGGGCTTTGGCCTGGATTTAGGAGCTATTTACCTGAAAGAACAGTGGAGGTTTGGCCTGATGCTTCGTGATGTGACCAGTACATTCAATGCCTGGTTTCACAATGCTGAAATGGTCAGGGATATTTATGCCCAGACCAATAATGTGATTCCTGTAAATTCTATTGAACTAACCCTTCCAAGAGCGGTTTTTTCGGTGACCAGGGATTTTCGATTTGGTGAGGACATAAGCCTTCAGGGTGTCCTGGATTTGGATTTTACTTTTGATGGGAAAAGAAATACCATTATCAGGACCAATCTGGTCAGTTTTGACCCAAGGTTTGGCCTGGAAGCCGGATATAGAAATTTGGTTTTTTTAAGGGCAGGTGGAAGTCATGTGCAAAGGATCAAGGATTTTGACGGTAGTTATTTTACCGCCTGGAAACCCAGCTTTGGGGTAGGAGTATTTTTAAATGAAAAATTGCATATTGACTATGCATTGACAGATATTGGGGGCGTTTCGCAGACACCTTATTCACATGTAATCAGTGTAAAGGTAAGTCTGAAGCCCTATGATAGTAAATTTAGGATCAACAAAGGATGGGAAGATTGA
- a CDS encoding C25 family cysteine peptidase: MIVNLGSTKDGKIDMNGRNLIILISLIWFGSVQAQSTWVDYNLTYYKIPTVEDGIHRISFAALASAGINPNTLDPRTLRMYHRGEEVAIFVQGEEDGRFDVNDFIDFYGKRNDATLDRKLFRNPSWIGNIMYNHHNDTTAFFLTITPGTSGKRMASRSLPQAVSPILESYQTERMTVYSDQYNLGRVYFPGVRLAEYEEGQGWMSAPVTKASPRNISFTGLGQIPTTGNAKLEIGLVGRSENPHVTAVAVGPTLGSVREVARYTYSDFNVLNQEIELNAADFSTDGNVTIRVSSNGPESVDNISIAYVRITFPKRPQNGDLDRETIILGPGDAVYQGDNMLSNYVAYDILDPNNPIRVPVEKIGNRLRFSAGNPNTPVKIWLENRLSVKEVGNMERVRFRNLLNQPADYIIVSHRNLRRQSSVHPDPVRAYAQYRASREGGSFDTLTVNINELYDQFSFGEKTPLAIFEFLRAYYPRHKPEYLFLIGRSMGMLSTVRQGNITHFYRRRPDLFTFQDLIPPAGYPYADNNFAIGLDPANPLVPAMAIGRIPARNPQDVTNYLEKAREKDALGATEDWQKEIVHLSGGISAFELTRFFNFLNGFKTIAEGPFLGGNVKTYRKRSNSTVELIDISSDVNNGVSMVTFFGHAAPTVIDIEIGLASDPTMGYNNRGKYPMILMNGCDAGNSYGNVFTFGEDWIVTPSKGASNFLAHANIGIDVYLRRYSESLYTKAFADSSMIYRSVGQVRQEAEKLFYLRYGTSVVNRSHAEQLVLLGDPALRIFPADKADYAIREEDVELSGVDGEDLNANAERLKLSFILRNLGRVDLDSVEVKVSRRLPDGTIVDYPIDLIAPVFRRDTIDFILPNTGVNAFGDNNFTIIINPGRNIPEMTFINNSVSVNKFIPLSGTLNVLPYNFAIVNERNVTLTAQVQGKLLEPRNLVFQLDTDPNFSSARRREVRLTTANIASWDLDIFQNVPLGDSVTFYWRTRFLEPRQGESEDWTVSSFSYIQNGPEGWTQRVLPQMTSNLLNNLEIDFNRREWKFRDTQVDVEVFTFGNRTDSLTSRNVQFILDGVPQIIDSFVDGSARICPDGSLGLVALDQRSLTPYLAIPIPGFDILDGRSCGKVPQIIQNIRNAWVERPGFGIEDYVNGVKDGDYVVIFSIGAVNFEQWSDVPIQKLKELGANEAVLRNLKNGDPYILFGRKGMRPGESIEVVADVNLDPETNEQVITFETTLNGYFTSASILTPRIGPASEWKEFFNEVKSRNWINQELTHFDVYGVTPTGDEQVIFASIQEEQLDLSNINPNTFPFLRLRYAMEDEEATAAAQLAKWQVNYTGVPEGVLVFKGKEEQVRLQEGEEHVLNFEFVNISKFDFLDSLVVEWTITNNAQRKSTKFSKKIPAIKAGESHDFNILFNSIGWGGTNIVEVFANPRIIMEQTFRNNLIDLDNYYVVNPDNTTSILDVHFDGVYIMDGDIVSPTVMITSLLRNEKSLILKKDTLGIELFIRKQCDGCQFERINFSSPKINWSEATENSSFKVELRPGPLDDGMYTFRVVTEDLGMDKPYEINFEVINEASITNFYPYPNPFSTSVRFVFTVTGSEIPDQIKIQIMTVTGRVVREILQDELGPLRIGNNITEYAWDGRDEFGDQLANGVYIYRVLVRKNGTFVEPRATAGDKAFKQGYGKMYLLR, from the coding sequence ATGATAGTAAATTTAGGATCAACAAAGGATGGGAAGATTGATATGAATGGCAGGAATTTGATCATATTGATTTCTTTGATTTGGTTTGGATCAGTTCAGGCCCAGAGCACCTGGGTGGATTACAACCTGACGTATTACAAGATCCCCACAGTAGAAGATGGGATCCATAGAATTTCATTTGCGGCATTGGCTTCCGCGGGGATCAATCCCAATACTTTAGACCCCCGTACCTTGAGGATGTACCACAGGGGGGAAGAAGTAGCTATTTTTGTCCAAGGGGAAGAAGATGGCAGGTTTGACGTGAATGATTTCATTGATTTTTATGGAAAGCGGAATGATGCTACCCTGGACCGGAAATTATTCAGGAATCCTTCCTGGATCGGTAACATCATGTACAACCACCACAATGATACCACCGCCTTCTTTTTGACCATTACTCCGGGTACATCCGGAAAAAGAATGGCTTCCAGGTCGCTGCCGCAAGCGGTTTCCCCAATTTTAGAGTCTTACCAAACAGAAAGAATGACCGTCTATTCAGACCAATATAACCTGGGGAGGGTCTATTTTCCCGGAGTAAGATTGGCAGAATATGAGGAGGGCCAAGGTTGGATGAGTGCTCCGGTCACCAAAGCCAGTCCCAGAAATATTTCATTTACCGGTTTGGGGCAGATTCCAACAACGGGCAATGCCAAATTGGAAATAGGTTTGGTAGGGCGTTCGGAAAATCCACATGTTACGGCTGTAGCAGTCGGACCAACTTTAGGTTCTGTGAGAGAAGTGGCAAGATATACTTACAGCGACTTCAATGTGCTCAACCAAGAGATTGAGTTGAATGCAGCCGATTTCAGTACTGATGGAAATGTAACCATCAGGGTGAGTTCCAATGGACCTGAATCTGTGGACAATATTTCCATTGCTTATGTACGGATTACTTTTCCAAAAAGGCCTCAAAACGGTGATTTGGATAGAGAAACCATCATTTTGGGCCCTGGAGATGCTGTTTACCAAGGGGATAACATGCTCTCGAATTATGTGGCCTATGACATTCTAGACCCGAATAACCCAATTCGGGTTCCTGTGGAGAAAATTGGAAACAGACTTAGGTTTAGTGCCGGGAATCCCAATACTCCGGTTAAAATCTGGCTGGAAAATAGGCTTTCCGTCAAGGAAGTGGGAAATATGGAAAGGGTTAGGTTTAGAAATCTGCTCAACCAACCAGCGGACTACATTATTGTTTCCCATAGAAACCTGAGAAGACAATCTTCTGTCCACCCTGACCCAGTAAGGGCTTATGCCCAGTACAGGGCTTCCAGAGAAGGTGGGTCTTTTGATACATTGACCGTCAATATCAATGAACTGTATGATCAGTTTTCATTTGGTGAAAAGACACCTCTGGCCATTTTCGAATTTTTGAGGGCTTATTATCCAAGGCATAAGCCTGAATATCTTTTTCTGATCGGAAGATCTATGGGTATGTTGAGTACGGTGAGGCAGGGTAATATAACCCATTTTTATAGGAGAAGACCTGATTTGTTTACTTTTCAGGATTTGATTCCTCCAGCGGGTTATCCCTATGCAGATAATAACTTTGCCATTGGATTGGATCCTGCCAATCCCTTGGTGCCAGCCATGGCTATAGGGAGAATCCCGGCCAGGAATCCCCAGGATGTGACCAACTACCTGGAAAAAGCGAGGGAAAAAGACGCATTGGGAGCTACCGAAGATTGGCAGAAGGAAATTGTGCATCTGAGTGGGGGTATTTCTGCATTCGAACTTACACGGTTTTTCAATTTCCTAAACGGATTCAAAACCATAGCGGAAGGTCCCTTTTTGGGAGGCAATGTAAAAACCTACAGAAAAAGATCCAATTCAACTGTAGAACTGATAGACATTTCTTCTGATGTCAACAATGGGGTAAGTATGGTTACCTTTTTTGGACATGCTGCACCGACGGTAATTGACATTGAAATAGGTTTGGCTTCGGATCCTACCATGGGTTATAACAATAGGGGCAAATACCCTATGATCTTGATGAATGGCTGTGATGCGGGTAATTCTTATGGAAATGTATTCACTTTTGGGGAGGACTGGATAGTGACTCCTTCCAAAGGAGCCTCCAATTTTTTGGCTCATGCAAATATTGGAATAGACGTTTATTTGAGAAGGTATTCTGAATCTTTATATACCAAGGCTTTTGCGGATTCCAGTATGATTTACAGATCCGTAGGACAAGTGAGACAGGAGGCAGAAAAGCTTTTTTATCTCAGATATGGAACCTCAGTGGTCAATAGGTCCCATGCAGAACAACTGGTGCTTTTGGGAGACCCGGCTCTAAGGATTTTCCCAGCAGATAAGGCTGATTATGCAATCAGAGAAGAGGATGTTGAATTAAGTGGAGTGGATGGAGAAGACCTCAATGCCAATGCGGAAAGGCTTAAATTATCCTTTATTCTGAGAAACTTAGGAAGGGTTGATTTGGATTCTGTTGAGGTAAAAGTAAGTAGAAGATTGCCTGACGGTACTATTGTTGATTATCCGATTGACCTGATAGCCCCGGTATTTAGAAGAGATACCATTGATTTTATATTGCCTAACACAGGAGTCAATGCCTTCGGAGACAATAATTTTACCATTATCATTAATCCGGGACGCAATATTCCGGAAATGACATTTATCAACAATTCAGTATCAGTCAATAAGTTCATACCACTAAGTGGGACACTGAATGTGCTTCCCTACAATTTTGCTATTGTGAATGAGCGAAATGTCACCTTGACGGCACAGGTACAAGGGAAACTCCTGGAACCAAGAAATCTCGTATTTCAGTTGGATACCGATCCTAATTTCTCCTCTGCCAGAAGGAGAGAGGTAAGATTGACCACTGCCAATATCGCCAGCTGGGACCTTGATATTTTCCAAAATGTTCCATTGGGGGATTCAGTTACTTTTTATTGGAGAACCCGCTTTTTGGAACCAAGGCAAGGTGAAAGCGAAGATTGGACTGTCAGTAGTTTCAGCTACATTCAAAATGGACCAGAGGGATGGACCCAAAGGGTTTTGCCTCAGATGACTTCCAATCTTCTGAATAACCTTGAAATAGATTTCAATAGAAGGGAATGGAAATTCAGAGATACCCAAGTGGATGTTGAGGTTTTCACCTTTGGTAACCGTACAGATAGTTTGACTTCAAGAAATGTCCAGTTTATTTTGGATGGAGTACCACAGATCATTGACAGTTTTGTGGATGGTAGTGCCAGGATCTGTCCGGATGGATCTTTGGGATTGGTGGCATTGGATCAAAGGTCTCTAACTCCTTATTTAGCCATCCCTATCCCGGGTTTTGATATCCTTGACGGAAGGAGTTGTGGTAAGGTGCCACAGATCATCCAGAATATCCGAAATGCATGGGTTGAGCGGCCCGGATTTGGAATAGAGGATTATGTCAATGGGGTAAAAGACGGAGATTATGTGGTTATCTTTTCAATAGGGGCTGTGAATTTTGAACAATGGTCGGATGTCCCTATCCAAAAATTAAAAGAATTGGGGGCTAATGAGGCGGTGCTCAGGAACCTTAAAAATGGAGATCCTTACATTCTTTTTGGAAGAAAAGGCATGAGACCAGGAGAATCTATAGAAGTAGTAGCAGATGTTAACCTTGACCCTGAAACCAATGAGCAGGTGATTACATTTGAGACCACGCTCAATGGTTATTTTACATCAGCAAGTATCCTGACCCCTAGGATTGGCCCGGCTTCTGAATGGAAAGAATTTTTCAATGAAGTAAAAAGCAGAAATTGGATCAATCAGGAATTGACACATTTTGATGTATATGGAGTAACTCCAACAGGGGACGAACAGGTGATTTTTGCTTCTATACAGGAAGAACAGCTTGATTTGAGCAACATCAATCCCAATACTTTCCCTTTTTTAAGACTGAGGTACGCCATGGAGGATGAAGAGGCCACAGCTGCTGCACAGTTGGCCAAATGGCAGGTAAACTATACTGGAGTCCCTGAAGGTGTACTTGTTTTCAAGGGCAAGGAAGAACAGGTCCGTTTGCAGGAAGGGGAGGAACATGTCCTGAATTTTGAGTTTGTCAACATTTCAAAATTTGATTTCTTAGATTCTTTGGTTGTGGAATGGACCATCACCAACAATGCCCAGAGGAAAAGTACAAAGTTCAGCAAAAAAATACCTGCCATAAAAGCGGGCGAATCCCATGACTTCAATATCCTATTCAATTCGATTGGCTGGGGAGGTACCAATATTGTGGAGGTATTTGCCAATCCCAGAATCATCATGGAGCAGACCTTCCGCAACAACTTGATTGACTTGGATAATTACTATGTGGTCAACCCCGACAATACCACATCAATTTTGGATGTTCACTTTGATGGGGTATATATTATGGATGGGGATATAGTTTCACCCACAGTGATGATTACATCCCTTCTTAGAAACGAAAAATCCCTGATTCTGAAAAAAGATACTTTAGGTATAGAATTGTTTATCAGGAAACAATGTGATGGTTGCCAGTTTGAAAGAATAAACTTCTCCAGCCCCAAAATCAATTGGTCAGAAGCTACTGAAAACAGCAGCTTTAAGGTTGAACTTCGCCCCGGGCCCTTAGATGATGGAATGTACACTTTCCGGGTAGTGACTGAGGATCTGGGAATGGATAAACCTTACGAGATAAATTTTGAAGTAATCAATGAGGCAAGTATCACCAACTTTTATCCATACCCTAATCCTTTTAGTACTTCGGTTAGATTTGTGTTTACAGTGACAGGTTCTGAAATCCCGGATCAGATCAAAATACAAATTATGACAGTCACCGGTAGGGTTGTCAGAGAAATCCTTCAGGATGAATTGGGGCCACTTCGTATAGGAAACAATATCACGGAATATGCTTGGGATGGCAGGGATGAATTTGGCGATCAGTTGGCCAATGGAGTTTATATCTACAGGGTATTGGTAAGGAAGAATGGGACTTTTGTGGAGCCAAGGGCTACAGCCGGGGATAAGGCCTTCAAGCAGGGCTACGGTAAAATGTATTTGTTGAGATAA
- a CDS encoding TVP38/TMEM64 family protein — MEKKQGFFKEFKEASRTNPLMAFAFLWVSIMPSLGTLVLVPFALSNSQALMELNFLDPFTVLTGLIVAAALMGFALMPTTMLAAISGFLLGWKSFFGLVLGYTLATLIGYAWGKNISKNSGEFLLEKYPKAKSLLDQKKGKIGELIFFVRLSPIIPFALSNLLFAFLKSGWKKLIIFGTIGMLPRTTLVFLSGTLVSDMYQALQTDGISGKGWIFTVFLLVSFWGIWKFFSLEKKK, encoded by the coding sequence ATGGAAAAAAAGCAAGGTTTTTTCAAGGAATTCAAAGAAGCAAGTCGTACAAACCCATTAATGGCTTTTGCATTCCTTTGGGTAAGTATTATGCCCTCTTTGGGTACACTTGTCCTGGTCCCTTTTGCCTTATCAAACAGCCAAGCCCTGATGGAATTGAATTTTTTGGATCCTTTTACTGTGCTGACCGGATTGATTGTTGCTGCAGCCCTCATGGGATTTGCCCTAATGCCAACAACCATGTTGGCCGCCATTTCTGGATTTTTGTTAGGCTGGAAGTCCTTTTTCGGATTGGTTTTGGGATATACCTTAGCAACATTGATAGGTTATGCCTGGGGCAAAAACATAAGTAAAAATTCAGGGGAGTTCCTTTTGGAAAAATACCCCAAAGCAAAAAGTCTATTGGATCAAAAAAAGGGAAAGATTGGGGAGTTGATTTTTTTTGTGAGGCTAAGCCCCATAATTCCTTTCGCTCTATCCAACCTCCTTTTTGCTTTTCTAAAATCAGGTTGGAAAAAACTGATCATTTTTGGCACCATCGGCATGCTGCCCAGAACCACCCTTGTTTTTTTATCCGGCACATTGGTTTCCGACATGTATCAGGCACTACAAACAGATGGCATCTCAGGAAAAGGATGGATTTTTACGGTTTTCCTTTTGGTAAGCTTCTGGGGTATTTGGAAGTTTTTTAGCTTGGAAAAAAAGAAATAA